GGTCCGGCGTACAACACGGGTGCCGATCTGACGGAGCTCTCTGCCGACGGCACCGACGAAGCCCACGTTCGGAGCCTCGCCGCCGGGCTCCACGAGTTCGTGAGCCAGCTCGTTCGCGCCCCGAAGCCCGTCGTCATGGGTGTCAACGGCGTCGCAGCGGGCGGCGGACTCGGCCCGTCGATCTGCGGTGACATCGTCCTCGCCGCCGAGTCCGCGCGCTTCGAGTTCGCCTATCCGAGAATCGGCCTCTCCGGCGACGGCGGCTCGACGTATCTCCTTCCGCGACTCGTCGGGCTTCGACGCGCCCAGGAACTCGCGTTGCGCGACGAGCCGATCGGTGCCGAGGAAGCGGTCGAGATCGGATTGGCCACGGAGGTCGTCGCCGATGACGAACTCGACGCGCGGCTCTCCGAGGAGGCTTCGCGGCTCGCTTCGGGGCCGACGAAGGGATACGCGGCGACGAAACGACTGCTCGCGGAGAGCCTCGACAATCCGCTCGAGACGCAGTTGGCCAACGAGGGCGAAACGATCGCGGAGCTCACCGACACGACCGACTTCGCTCGCGGACACGCAGCCTTCGGCGGGGACGAACCCCCGGAGTTCGTTGGCGAGTAGTCGGGTCGATCAGGGGTCGACGACGACCCTTCCAGTTTCCCCGTCGTACGTCTCGCGCAGCCCCCGTGCGACGACGACGGTGGCGACGACAGCGAGGAGACTCGCCGCGGCGAACGCGGCTTCGTAGCTCGAGAGCGTCGCGACCGCGCCGACCGCGGCGGGCCCGGCGACACCGCCGATCCCCCTCGCGGTCTCGCGGATCCCCATGAGTTCCGACTCGCGGCCCTCCGGAGAGACATCGCTTATGAACGCCAGTCCGCCGATGGTCATCGCCGAGAACGACGCACCCAGTACCACGAACGTCCCCGCCCCGAAGACGAGCCGGAGCGAACCGGGGGGAACGAGCGTCAACCCGGCCGCCAGCAGCGCGAAGACGGCGCTCCCGGCCATCCCGACGACGACGAGCGGTTTCCGTCCCGTTCGGTCGGAAACGATTCCCAGCGCGTACATGAATCCGGTCTGCGAGCCGTGGTTGAACGCGAGCAACACGCCCATCGTGAACTCCGCGACGCCGACGACGCTGATGAGATACGGCGCGATGATCGCCATGATCCCGAGCACGGCGACGTTCCGCAGCGTGACGGCAACATAGAGCCATGCGAGCCCGTTTCGGTGCAGATGCCCCCGGTCAGACGGGGCTGGAAACAGGCGGCGGCGCGTCTCGGCGATCAGTTCGCCGACGGAAACGTCGCGGGCCGGCGTCGGCGTCGGATCCGAAACGGCGACCAGCGCGACCGTCGATACCGCGGTGATCGCCGCGATCGCCCAGTAGATGTCGACCGGCGTGACGTACTCCAAGAGCGCCCCCGAAACGACGTACCCGAACGCGAAACCGCCCGATCTGGCGCTGTTGAACAGTCCGATCGATCGCCCCCGACCGGCGGTCCCGCCGTGGTGGCTCGCGATGGTGAGTGCGACGGGTGCGAACCCGGCGAGGAAGGCGGCGTACACGCCCCGGGAGCCGATTGCGACGGGGACGCTATCGGCAACGAGGAGCGGAAGGACGGCCAACAGCCCGCCGATTCCGGTGACGATCAACACGAGTCGTCTGCGACCGGTGATGTCAGCGAACGCGCCCCAAAAGGGCGAGAAGAGCATCAATCCGGCGTAGTACGCCGTCCCGACGAGCCCGGCCGCGAAGGCGGACGCTCGTGCCTCGACGATGACCGCCAGTACCGTTCCCATGAGGATCGCCCCCGAAAACCGGGTGAACGTCGCCAATCCGAGCGTGATCCACTGCCGACGACTCGTCATACCGGTGGCTCGGCAGGCGGCCTCCTAAGCGGCGCGGTTCGGATCGCTGCTCGCGGCAGCGCGTCCACGGCCACCGAAACGTTCGAACGGCGCGACGGCGACGTGTCGGTATGCACGCGCTGATCGCCACCGATTCAGTCCACACGACCGCAGCCGCCTGTGACTATCTCGAGCCCCGACTCGGTTCGTCGGATACGGTCACCTTCGTCTCGGTTTCGGGCCCCGACGCCCGCGACGCCGCCGACGCACTGAACGTCGCGAACGCTCGGCTGCTCGGGTACGCGAACGTCGAAACGAAGCGAATCCACGCCGGCGGCGATCCGACACCGGCGATCGTCTCGGCGATCGACGACTACACGCCGGATATCGTCCTCATCGGACCACACGCCGGCGATCCCGGCGCTGGCCCATCGCTCGGACGCACGACTCAACAGCTGGTCGAGTCGGTCGATATCCCCACCGTCGTCGTTCCGCTGTCAGGCTGATTTGTCCGTCTCTACCCGCCGGGATTGAAATATCATCCCGCGTAACCCCGTTCCATGGAGCTACTCGTCCTCCGTGAGGGGGTTCACGGAATTCCCACGGAATCGTACGCCGAAGCGCTCCGGTCGCGGCTCGACGGACACGCGATCCGATACGCGCGAACGCCCGACGAGGAGCGCGAGGCGATCCCGACGGCCGACGTGGTCACCGGCCTCCGGCTCGACCGCTCCCTGCTGGAGCGCGCCGACGCGCTCGATGTCTTCGCGTGCGCGTACGTCGGCACCAGTCACCTCCCGCTCGACGCGCTCGCCGAGCACGGCGTCCGCGTGACGAACGCCGCGGGCGTCCACACACCGAACGCGTCCGAGCAGGCCATCGGGTCCATGCTCGCGTTTTCGCGCCGACTGCACGAGGCGGCGCGGGCGGACACCTGGCAGCCGGCCACGCCGACCGAACTCTCGGGATCGACCGTGACGATCGTCGGCCTGGGCGCCATCGGCCGAGGAATCGCGAAACGTCTCGAACCGTTCGGCGTGGACACGATCGGCGTGCGTCGAACGCCGGAATCGGGCGGCCCGACGGACGAGGTACTCGGACCGGATAGCCTCCACGACGCGCTCGCTCGCAGTCAATTCGTCGTCCTGTGTTGCCCGCTCACCGACGAAACGCGCGGGCTCGTCGGTCCCGAGGAGCTCGGAACGCTCCCGCCGGACGCTGTACTCGTCAACGTCGCCCGCGGCGAGGTAATCGACACGGATGCGCTGGTCGAGTACCTCCGCCGAGGGTGGATCGGCGGCGCGGCCCTCGACGTGACTGACCCCGAGCCGTTGCCGGACGACCACCCGCTGTGGGGGCTCAATGACGCGCTCATCACACCACACTCGGCCGGTTCGACGCCGGCGTACTACGAGCGACTCGCCGACATCGTCGCCGAGAACGTCGGCCGATTGGACTCCGGAGCATCGCTGCGAAACGAGGTCCGGATCGAAACAAGCGACGACCTCGAATAACTGAAGTGCTACTCGTCGAGCGATTCGACCAGCTCGACGACGTGTCCGTCGGGATCCTCGATGAAGGCCGTTCGGGCATCTGCGATGGGTTGATCCGTCGGCTCCTGTCGGACGCCGTGGTTGTCGATATCCGCGAAGGCGGTATCGACGTCGTCGACCTTCACCGCGAGGTGGTCCCAGAGATCGCCGTCTTCGGCGGGGGTCTCCCCCGCCGTCTCCGACAGCTGAATCTCCATCCCGTTCTCGTCGGCGACGTACCGGTTGACGGTCTCGCCGTCTTCGGTTTCGAAGCCCCACGACTCCTCGAATCCGAGGTTTTCGACGTACCACTCGACGGACTGTTCGACGTCGGTCACGTTCAGACAGGTGTGTAGGATCACCATGGCACATCCCCAACCGCGGCGATTATAATGTCGGCGGTTCTGGGCGTGCGCTTCGGCCACGTCGATCCGACTCGGAACGAACTCGGATCGTTTTTCAGCGAGTGCACCGAAGCGCGGATATGTCTCTCCCCACGCGGCGATCTGCCGTCCTACGTCCCCGATCAGCACGGGCTTCGATCGCTCTCCAACGAGTATCCCGATGAGTCGGGCGCGAAACCTCGGTCTGTTCGTCGCGCTCTCCGCGCTCTGGGGACTCACGTTTCCCGCGATCACGATCGGTCTCGATTCGTTCCCACCGCTTCTGTTCGCGGCCGTCAGATACGACGTCGCCGGGGTCGCGCTGCTCGGGTTTCTCGTGATTCGGGGCGTCGAGTGGGTACCACACACTCGAAGCGACGGCCTGGCGATCGCGACCGCTGGGGCGTTTCTCATCGCCGGAAACAGCCTGCTGTTCATCGGTCAACAGACCGTTCCCGGCGGGATCGCCTCAATCCTCTACGGGCTCATCCCGCTCTTGACGGCAGGCTTCGCGGCGGTCCTGCTCCCGTCCGAACCGATCACCGCACGTCGACTGCTCGGCGTCGGGATGGGCCTCGTCGGCGTCGGCGTCATCGCACAGCCCGATCCGGGGAACCTGTTCTCCGCGGAGCTCGTCGGCATGGGGTTCGTGCTCGCCGCCGGCGTGAGCGTGGCTCTCGGGAGCGTGTTGCTCCGACGGCTCGCTCCGACGCTCGGGATCGGGGCAATGACCGCGTGGGCGATGCTCGTCGGCGGCGTCGTGCTTCACGTCGGTAGTTTCGGGATCGGCGAGCGGTTCGCAGACGTCACCCCGACGCTTCTCGGAGCCCTCTCGGTCCTGTACCTCGCCGTACTCGGCAGCGCTGTGGGCTACATGATCTACTTTACGCTCTTGGCAGAATTCGGCCCGCTCGAGATCAATCTGGTCTCCTACGTTGTGCCGATCTTCGCCACTCTCGGGGGTATCGTGCTACTCGATGAGGCGCTGACGCCCGCGATGATCATCGGTTTCGGCCTCATAGCCGGTGGATTCGTCGTGCTGAAGGGACGAGTTCTCGTCACAGCGTTGGGGATCGGCCTCGACTGACCGACCGTCTCCTCTCGACGACGCTCGGAAAAAAGCCGGGCGGCCGCCTTACTGGAAGCCGATCCGCCCGCCGCGCTGTTGTCGACCGTCCGGGCTGCCGCCGCGGAACTGGTCTTCGACCTGCTCGTAGTACTCGCGGATATCGTCCGTGATCGTGGGCCGGACCGACTCGAGCGCCTGTCGGAAGTGACGCATCTCGACCTCGTCGGCGTCGTCGTCCTCTCTGAGCGCCTCGATGGCGGCCTCTCTGGCGATCGATTCGAGGTCCGAACCGACGTACCCGCCGGTGATCTCGGCGAGTTCGCGGAGACTCACGTCGGGCGCTAACGGCGTGTCACCCGTGTGAATCCGGAGAATCTGCTCGCGCCCCTCGGTGTCGGGCTCGCCGATCATGACCAGCCGATCGAAGCGGCCCGATCGGATGAGCGCCGGATCGATCATGTCGGGGCGGTTCGTCGCGCCGATAACCATCACGTCGTCCATCTCTTCGAGGCCGTCGAGTTCGGTCAACAGCTGATTGACGACCCGTTCGGAGACGTTCGAACCGGTGTCGGTTCCGCGTCCGGGAGCCAACGAGTCGAGCTCGTCGAAGAAGATCACCGTCGGAGAGACCTGCCTGGCCTTTCGGAACGTCTGTCTGATCGCCTTCTCGCTCTCGCCGACCCACTTCGAGAGCAGCTGTGGACCGCGGACCGATATGAAGTTGGCGTTGGTCTCGTTGGCGACGGCCTTCGCCATCAGCGTCTTTCCGGTTCCGGGCGGGCCGTACAGCAGGACGCCAGCAGGCGGGCTGATCCCCATCCGTTCGAACTTCTCGGGGGCGTTCATCGGCCACTCGACGGACTCTTTGACCTGCCCCTTCGCGTCTTCAAGTCCGCCGACGTCGTCCCACGAGATCTTCGGGAGCTCGACGAGGACCTCCCGCATCGCCGAGGGGTCGACCTCGTTCAACGCGCCGCGGAAGTCGCGGCGCTTGATGATCATCCGATCGATGAGGCTCGGCGGGATGTCCTCCTCGTCGAGATCGATCTCGGGGAGGTACCGCCGAAGCGCCTTCATCGCCGCCTCCTTCGTCAGGCTCTCGATGTCCGCGCCGACGAACCCGTGCGTCTCGTCGGCCATGTGGTCAAGCGAGACGTCGTCCGAGAGCGGCATCCCCCGCGTGTGAATCTGGAGGATTTCCTTGCGTCCCGTCTCGTCGGGGACGCCGATCTCGATCTCCCGGTCGAACCGACCGGGGCGGCGAAGCGCTGGATCAACCGAATCGACCCGGTTCGTCGCCGCGATGACGATGACCTGCCCGCGTGATTCGAGCCCGTCCATCATCGTCAACAGCTGGGCGACGACGCGCCGCTCGACTTCGCCCGTCACGTCCTCGCGCTTGGGCGCGATCGAGTCGAGTTCGTCGATGAAGACGATCGAGGGCGACTCGTCGGTGGCGTCCTCGAAGATCTCGCGGAGCTGTTGTTCGGACTCGCCGTAGTACTTCGAGATGATCTCGGGGCCCGCGATGGAGAAGAAACTCGCCGACGTCTCGTTGGCGACCGCTTTCGCGAGCAGGGTCTTCCCGGTGCCTGGCGGGCCGTGCAGCAGGACGCCCTGCGGCGGCTCGATGCCGAGTTTCTTGAAGATCTGCGGGTGTTTCATCGGCAGCTCGACCATCTCGCGGACCCGCTGGATCTCGCTTTGCAGGCCGCCGATGTCCTCGTAGGTAATTCCGCCGCCGGTCTTTTCGAACCCGGCGATCGGTTCCTCGCGGAGTTCGACTTCCGTATCCTCCGTGATGAGACAGACGCCCTCCGGATCGGTTTCGACGGCGATAAGCGGGATCGCCTGCCCCGGCGAACGCATGAACGGGTGGTTCGTCGAGCTCATCACGGGAACGATGTCGCGCTCGACGACCGGCCGTTTGAGTATCTGCCGTTTGACCATGCCTGCTGCGTCCGACCCGAACTGGACCGACGCTTCCTCCGGTGGCGCGAGCACGAGCCGCTCGGCCTTCGTCGCCTCTGCCTTCCGGATCGTCACCCGTTCGCCGATCCCGATGTCGGCGTTCTGTCTGGTGAATCCGTCGATCCGGACCGTGTCAGTGTTCCAGTCCTGTCGGTCGGCCCGCCAGACCTTCGCCGCCGTCGTGTCGGCCCCTTCGATCTCGATTATGTCGCCCGGCGACAGCTTGAGATGGAGCAGGGTGTCCGGATCGAGGCGTGCGATCCCCCGTCCGGAGTCGTTGGGGTACGCCTTTGCGACCTCGAGTTGAACCTCGTTCATCCTGATACAGATACTGCGTTCTGCCGAGAGATATGTTTTTTGCTCACTGTGATCGTCTGATTCGGCCACTGTCGCAGATCCCATCAGCGATTTGGCGCCGAACGCCGAACGAACGGCATGGACGCTTTCACGCTCTGTATCGCGGAGCCCTCCGATGGTAAGGCGATCGCGTCGGTCTATCGCCCGTACGTCGAGACGACGGCCACAACGTTCGAAGAGACGCCTCCGGCTCCCGAGGCCGTCGCGTCGGATATCCGAACGCGGCTCGAAACGCATCCGTGGTTCGTCGCCGAACACGACGATGACGTGCTCGGATACGCGTACGCGGCTCCGCTCCGAAAGCGAGACGCGTATCGGTGGACCGTCGAACTGTCGATATATCTCGACCGCGAGCGTCGGGGTCGAGGGTTCGGTTCGGCGCTGTACGCCGCGCTGTTGGAAACGCTCGATCGACAGGGGTTTAAGAGCGCCTACGGCGTCGTGACGCTGCCGAATCCCGAGAGTGTCGGCTTTCACGAGTCGTTCGGCTTCGAACGAGTCGGGGTCCTTCCCGAGGCGGGATACAAACTCGGCGCGTGGCACGACGTCGCTTGGTACGAGCGGTCCCTCGGTGCGCAGTCGGCGTCGCCTTCGGAGCCAATCCCGTTCGAGGCGTGTCGGAACGAGCCGTGGCTCGAGGAACTGCTCGCGTCTGCGAGCACCCCCGCCTCCTGACGCCGCCCGACTCCGATATCGTTTTGACCGTCCGGTCGGTACCGATGGTCGAATGATTGATCGGCTGGCGAGACAGCTCCGGAAAGAAGAGCGGGACCTCCTCGTCTTGGAGGCTGTCCTCTCGCACCACCCGATCGGCATCTCCCGAATCGCTGAGGTGACAGGGATCGATGAACACAAGACGAGATACTCCCTCCGCATGCTGGAGGACGACGGTCTCGTGGATCCGACTCCCAATGGAGCTGTTCCGGTCGACGGCGTCGCCGGACGTGTCGACGAGATCAACGCCGGCCTGGACGCCCTCTGCGAGCGAGTCGACGACCTGAAGCGGTACGGCTCGACGTAGTCGCGTTCGACCCGACCGTTCGGAGTACCCACACGAACCGCGGGCGCGTTCCACGAGGTTTTATCGGATCATGGATGTAGGGAAAGCCGCGTCTTCAGTCGTGGAGTGATGACTCACCGCTGCTAACGATCTCGTCGTACCGTGCGCCGGTCTGTTTCAACGTCTCCGTCGAGTACAGTCGCTCGTGATCGAACGGGAGGTACTCGGCCGCCAACTCGTCGATCTTCTCGTCGACGACCTCGGACTCGCGGCCGTGGATCATCGTAAACAGATTGTATCGCCACCCCTGCGCTGGCCGCCGCGGCCGGTGATAACACAGCGTCACGTACGGGAGTTCGCCGACCGTCTCGCCCAATCGATCGAGTTCGGCGTCCGGCACGTCCCAGACGACCATGCAGTTGGCGTCGAACCCAGTCACGACGTGATTGACGACACAGCCGATGCGCTTGATACAGCCGTTCTCGAGGAGCCCCTCGATAGCGGTCAACACGTTGCCGACGGGCGCACCGATCTCTTCGGCGATATCCCGGTACGGCGTCGCCGAGAGCGGGAACCCGTCCTGAATTTCGAGCAGCAGCCGCCGATCCAGCGCCGAGAGGTCCGCCGTCGCCGTCTCGGAGATCCGCGTCGCCGTCACGGCCGTTGAATCGATCGACTCCCGAGCGAACCGATCGCCGTTGACGACCGGAAACTCCAGATCGATGTAGAAGTCGGTCAGCATCGGTAACACGAGCACCGAACAGTCGGTTCGATCCTCGATTTCGGCGATGATCCGATCGCGAGTATCGAGCGATCCGGCCGTCACGACGAACCACATGTTCCACTCGTGATCGCGTCGGTAGTTGTGGTTCACTTGCCGGTACTCGTTGATCGTCGCCGCTACGTCCTCGAAACGGTCCTCCGGCGCTCGCACCGCCGCGAGGGTCGACGCGCCGATGACCGGCGGATTGAGAACTGCCCCGAAACGGCGGAATATCCCCGCCTCGCGGAGCCGAGTCACCCGTTCGAGCGCCTCCGATTCGTCGATTCCCAGCGACTCCCCGACGCCGCGGAACGGTCGTTCCACGGTCGGAAAACCCGACTGGTAGCCGTCGATGAGCGCCGCGTCGACCGAGTCGATGTCCGTCCGCCAGTCGTCACCGTCGATCGCCGGCGTAGTCATTGATCGCCATACGGCCTCGGGGGTTTAGGCTTCGTCGGTCCCGGAACGGCGAACCCCTCGCCGAATTGGATGTATTTTTCCCTCCGACACCCGAATCTCGATTATGGCACACGCGACCGAGCGATACGGGGACTGGCCGCTGAAACGATTGATGACCGACGTCGTCGGTTCGGGGCACAAATCCGCCGACGACATGACTCGCGAACAGGCGTCCGAGGCGTTTCGCCGCATTCTCGACGGGGAACCGGACCCGACGACGCTCGGCGCGTTCTGGCTCGCGAACCGTTGGAAGCGGAACACGCCAGAGGAGCTTGGCGCGTACGTCGACGTGATGGCCGACGGGATCGACATCGCCGAGCCGGCGTGTGATCCCGTCGACTGCGGGGCGAACTACGACGGAAAGGGCCGAACCGCGCTGCTCGGCGTCGCCTCGGGGCTCGTCGCCGCGGCGGCCGGGACCCCAGTTGTCGTTCACTCCGGTGACCGAGTACCGACGCAAAAGCAGGACGCCTACAAGCACGTCCTCGATGAACTCGGCATCAGGACCGAACTGTCGCCAGACGAATCGGCCGAGATGACCGACGAGGTCGGATTCGGTTTCTACTACCAGCCGGAGTTCGCCCCCGAGATCGACGCGCTGTTCGATCGGCGCGATCAGATGGGCGTCCGGACGTTCGTCAACACGATCGAAACGCTCGCGAACCCCGCTTCGGCGTCCGTCCACCTCGGCTCATTTTATCATCTCCCGTACGCGAAGCGAATCATCGACACGTTCGGCGCGTCGGAGACCGCCGACATCGAACGGATCGTCATGTTCCAAGGACTGGAGGGATACGACGACATCCGCCCCGGATCCACCAAAGTCGCCGTTTGGGATTGCGGCTCGGAGATCGATGACTTCGACATCGAGACTCCCGACTACGGCATGGACTTCGAAAGCGACGACCTCGGCGTCGACGACGTCGCAGTCGACTCCGCCGCGATCACCGAGGAGGTCCTTCGTGGCGATCGAGGAGACCAGTTCACGGATGCCGTCGCCGTCAACGCCGCGCTACGGATCTACGCCGCCGAGGACGTCGTCGACATCGCCGAGGGACTCGACGTGGCAAACGAGACGATCGAGTCGGGCGAACCAGCCGACCGCCTCGACGAACTTCGAGCGTTCTAGTCGCTGTTGAGACGACGTCACGCCTTTCGAAGCGAGGACTCGATCCGGACCGTTCACCGAACGCGGAGCGAGTAGGCGATAATCCCCAATCCGAAGAGCACGAACAGACTCTCCACGAGAACCCCGACGCCGAGTGCGATGTTCAGCAACTCGAACGTGAAGCCGGCGAGCAAGACCCCAACGACGATCAACGCGAAGCCGACTGCGAGAAACGCGAGCGACCGATCGTACGTGCGCCGATACGCGCTGAACGCGAGATAGGTGACAAGACCCCCGACGATGAGAATGAGCGTCTTTACCACCGCAATCGCGAGCTGAACTCCGATTCCTGTTGTCGTGTGTGCCATCTCTATAACTCCTTTCGCACTTTGGACCACATCTCGGCGAGCCGTTCGTCGGCCCGCCGAGCCGGTCGCTCGATTTCGATTTCGATCGCTCCCGCCTCGTTTCGAGACACGATGACCTCCTCAAAGTCGGGGGTGTATCGGTTGGCGTGGCTACCCTCCTCGCGGATCTCCGTTCCCTCCTGTACGAGCGTGGCTTCGACAAGCAGATCGAGCTTTCGGTACAGCGTCGATCGCGGGATTTCGCACCGTTCGAGGAGCGTGCTCGCCGTCCGTGGGTCCGTCAGTTCCGAGAGAATAGTTCGACAGTCCTCGTCGTACAACGCCTCCAACACGACGTCGATGTCTGGGCCGTCGTCTTTGGCCAACGGATCCCGGACCATACCAAAGGCTTCCACGTGTGGCGTTAAACGGCTGTGGGTTCGCTCTTGCGCCGAAACGATGGCCGCACTTTTGACCGCCGTCCGCGTACAGGGGTTATGAGATGTACGCGTCGAGCGCTCGTGGGGGGTGGTGGTGCCGCCCTGAGCATTGCTATCGCGGGCTGTCTCGGTCGAAATGACGACCGAATGACCGGTGACGGAACCGAAAGCCGGCAGTCTTTTCCAACCCCGACACCTGTCTCTAATATGAGCGATCAGAGATCGGTTTCCGACCCCGACAATCCGACCGCAGCGATTCGAACGACCCACGGCGAGATCACCGTCGAACTGTTCGAGGGACGAGCGCCGCGTACGGTCGAGAACTTCATCGGCCTCGCGACGGGTGCCGACGACTACGACGGCACCGAGATCGCACCCGGAACCGGCGCGTGGGAAGACCCGGAATCCGGCGAAAAGCGGATCGATCCGCTCTACGACGGCGTTCCGTTCCACCGGATCATCGATGACTTCATGATCCAAGGCGGGGATCCGACGGGGACGGGCCGCGGCGGTCCGGGCTACCAGTTCGACGACGAGTTCCACGACGAGTTGACCCACGACAGCGCGGGGATCCTCTCGATGGCGAACTCCGGGCCGAACACGAACGGCAGCCAGTTCTTCATCACGCTCGGTGCCCAACCGCACCTCGACGGCCGACACGCCGTCTTCGGCCAGGTCGTCGACGGGATGGACGTCGTCGAAGAGATCGGCTCGCTCCCGACCGGCCGCAACGATGCGCCGCGAGAAGACGTCGAGATCGAAACGGTAAGCGTCGATCAGTAATCGCCGGACGATCCGGCTCGGAGGGCGTACTGAAGCACGGCCAGCGCCGATCGGCCATCGCGCAATTCTCCGCTTTCGGCTTGCGCTGTTAGTTCTTCGAACCTCGTGGTCTCGACGGCGATCGATTCGTTGTGATCCAGCTGCTGTTCCCCGTTGGGGACGCAGCCGTGGGCGACGACGTAGTGATACGTCGAGTCGAAGAGGCCGTTCGCGGGCTCGAACGTCGCCAGCCGTTCGACGCGATCCGCCTCGTAGCCGGTCTCCTCGGCCAGTTCTCGACGAGCCGCGGCTGGAACGTTATCATCCTCGTCTTCGAGCCCGCCCGCCGGAAGCCCGTAGTTGATCCGTCCGACCGCGTGTCGCCACTCGTGGATGACGACGACGTCTCCGTCCTCGGTGAACGGTAAGATCACGACTGACGGCGGTTCCGTCACGTAGTGAAAGTCAGTCTCGGTTCCGTCGGGAAGGCGAACGTCGTCACGAACGACGTCGAACCCGGGACACTCGTAGTCGGTCGC
This genomic window from Natronomonas salsuginis contains:
- a CDS encoding anthranilate phosphoribosyltransferase — translated: MAHATERYGDWPLKRLMTDVVGSGHKSADDMTREQASEAFRRILDGEPDPTTLGAFWLANRWKRNTPEELGAYVDVMADGIDIAEPACDPVDCGANYDGKGRTALLGVASGLVAAAAGTPVVVHSGDRVPTQKQDAYKHVLDELGIRTELSPDESAEMTDEVGFGFYYQPEFAPEIDALFDRRDQMGVRTFVNTIETLANPASASVHLGSFYHLPYAKRIIDTFGASETADIERIVMFQGLEGYDDIRPGSTKVAVWDCGSEIDDFDIETPDYGMDFESDDLGVDDVAVDSAAITEEVLRGDRGDQFTDAVAVNAALRIYAAEDVVDIAEGLDVANETIESGEPADRLDELRAF
- a CDS encoding winged helix-turn-helix domain-containing protein, giving the protein MVRDPLAKDDGPDIDVVLEALYDEDCRTILSELTDPRTASTLLERCEIPRSTLYRKLDLLVEATLVQEGTEIREEGSHANRYTPDFEEVIVSRNEAGAIEIEIERPARRADERLAEMWSKVRKEL
- a CDS encoding peptidylprolyl isomerase → MSDQRSVSDPDNPTAAIRTTHGEITVELFEGRAPRTVENFIGLATGADDYDGTEIAPGTGAWEDPESGEKRIDPLYDGVPFHRIIDDFMIQGGDPTGTGRGGPGYQFDDEFHDELTHDSAGILSMANSGPNTNGSQFFITLGAQPHLDGRHAVFGQVVDGMDVVEEIGSLPTGRNDAPREDVEIETVSVDQ
- a CDS encoding DUF7521 family protein — encoded protein: MAHTTTGIGVQLAIAVVKTLILIVGGLVTYLAFSAYRRTYDRSLAFLAVGFALIVVGVLLAGFTFELLNIALGVGVLVESLFVLFGLGIIAYSLRVR
- a CDS encoding NUDIX hydrolase, with product MNETDLAWRTLDSATDYECPGFDVVRDDVRLPDGTETDFHYVTEPPSVVILPFTEDGDVVVIHEWRHAVGRINYGLPAGGLEDEDDNVPAAARRELAEETGYEADRVERLATFEPANGLFDSTYHYVVAHGCVPNGEQQLDHNESIAVETTRFEELTAQAESGELRDGRSALAVLQYALRAGSSGDY